TATGAGAAGGATTATAAAGATCCAGCACATTGGGCGCAATATTTACAAGATATTCGGGCATCAGTTGGAAATCCGAATGCCGAGACGATATTAGTCGCAAAGCGTGAGCAAGAAATAGTAGGAGGATTGCAGTTATTTACAAACTCTGAAAAAGCATATGGTCTTCCTGAACTTGGTATTGAATCAACAATTGTACGTTTATTAGCAGTTCATCCTAAAGGGAGAGGGCAGGGCGTAGCCAAAAAATTATTAGAAGAAAGTTTTGCTTTTGCTCGCGAGCGTCAAGATCAGTCTCTGTATTTGCATTCAGGTGATATTATGCAAGTTGCAATTAATCTGTATTTATCACTAGGATTTGTTAGAGACGAGTCAAAAGAGTTTTACAAGGGCAATATATTGGTGAAAAGCTTTCGTTATGATTTGTAAAAGAAAACCCGCTGATAAGCATGTTATCAGCGGTTTTTTTGTTTAAGTGAGACTGACCTTAAATCGTTCCATATGCAAGGTAAGGGAAAAATCCTTCGAAAAACCGTTCAGTTGCGGGCATGAAATAGGAACCAAAGTGAAAATCGGGATCAAGCGTTGTAACAATCCATTTTCCAGCAGTTGAATGTGCATCTATATAGAGCACAGCTCCACCATCTTCTGTAGCAATTAAAATATCAGCATGCTCAGGCGGCCAAAAAACGCCATGTTGATGCCAAGTGCAATCTGCCAATGAGAGATAGCCATTGAATAAAGAATGCGCTGGATTTTGCAGTACTAAACCACTAGAAGCATCTTTATCAAGCCACCACCAGAAGTTTGTTATGCGTTCTTCACAATGTTGCGCAGGAATCCAATTCCATGGTTGTGGTCCAAAAGCAACGATTATGCCACCATTTTCTGCAAATGCGTGGATTTTTTTAACGCTTGCTAGCAATAGCTGATAGTTTAATTGGGAGGGGACGATAAGCACATCAAGGTCGTCAATATCGGTTTCTAAAAAATCTGGATGGTAAATTAGCTTTGTAATATATTGATTGAACTTTGGTTCGTGGAACGTACGGTAATGGGATTCATGCCCACTGTATATAACCCCAATTTTTCTCATTGATCATTGTCCTCCTTTAAAGCTTGTACCTCAGTTTCAAGCCAGGCTAGAAACTGCGGGCGAATGCGATCGGTAGATTTGTTTTCACCTGCATAGCCAAGCAGTTCACGTCCTGCGTGAACTAAAATCGTCCCATTTGTTGAAAAGCGGTCAATGTATGTAACTGGCTTACCATTGGCAAACGTTAATAAAATCTCAGCGTTTGCTGGTGCATGATTATAGCCGCGTGCAAAAAAGCCTGCAACCCCTTTTTTAAATGTCATATCTTCAGTTAAAACGCCCTCGAAAATAGCTGAGTGCTCCGTTGGAAAGACTTCATAATCTTTGAAATTTTGAATGTGTTGGGGCATAAATAGGCCACTGCCTGGCAACCATTCTCGGAATAAATGCCCACAGTATACAACTATTTTTTTGTTTGCTAAAAATGCTGCAATTTTTTCACGTTGTAAATATAACCATTCTTGGTCAATAAAATTTGGAATAAAGAGTACATCTACTTCGTCCAAATCAACCAGTGGGAAATCATATTGATCCACGATTTTTGCTTCATTACCTGTATCTTTCTGCATGCGACCATTGACACCAAAAGCATGTCCTGGATCTAGTTTTAGCATTGTAAATGGAATGCTCATAAACATATCCTCCTAGTAAAATAATTAAATATCCAATCATTTTTTGGTAATAAATAATATTAAAAAAACATTTAGAATGCTATGTAAATATTGTTTGACCAAAAATATGTTGCGAATATTAGAATTTTATAAAAAGCAAATTGACATTGAGAATCATTATCAATATACTGTAATATATATTCTATTGCAAATGATAATCATTTTCAATATATTTTCAAAAGAAAGTAGGGAATGCTTTGAAACCAATTGCGTATATTGGTATCGATATTCAATTTGCCAGGTTGTCAGACGAGGATCGCAGACGCGGACTGACATTTTTATATTTATACGATTTGCCGTATGCAGATTTACGTGCTTACGCGGGCCTCATTATTACGAATTTAGTAGAGGAGCAGTTTTTGTTAGAGCATAAAGCGATGCTAGAGCAGTATTTAAAACAGGGTGGCGTAATTTTTTCGCTAACTGAGACATCATTACCTTGGTTAGTAGGTGTGCCTAACTGGAAACGTTCACCAATTCCATTGAAGGATCGTGAAATCGTTATAAAAGATCCTGCCCATCCATTATTTGCGGGAATTGATGCATATGACATTAACTATCGCAAAGGTGTTAGGGGCTTTTTCTCACGTGGATATTTTGAAAAAATTCCACTGCATGCAGAGATTCTTGTGACTGATCAAAGTGGAGCAGTCATTATTTATGTAGATCATGAATCAACAAATGGAACAATTTTTGCTGGTGCAGGAACAGATATATATCGTGTGTTCATTGACGAGGATAATACCGCTCGTCAATTAAGTGTGCAAATGCTTGCATGCATTCGTGCGGAATATGCACGCAATCAAGCGAAAGGAGCTCAAATACAATAATGATTGGGATTGTCACAAATGGACTACCATTTCAAAATCGCTTTTTTGCAGAGGAGGAATTTCATTATTTATATGATGATATTTTACATATTCGAGAGCTGCATCGGTATGATTTAGCAAATTACGATACGTTAATTTTATCTTGCCGTTTAGATATTCCTCATTTAAAACGTTATCAATCACAGCTTTTAGCGTTCATTGAATCAGGTAAGCGGCTCATTATTTTTGGTGAAATTTTGGATAATTGGTTTCCTACGATTGATTGGCAAGATTCTGAAGTGAATTTTAGCTGGTGGGTGCGAGATGGTGGAGACTTGCCAATGACAGAGCAAAATATGACACACCCATTGTTTAAATACGTAACACTCCGTGATTTAAAATGGCATTATCATGGCTCATTTTTACCGCCAGAAGGTGCACAGTCTTTACTTGATATTCCTGATGGTCGCTCACTATTTTATGTAGATAATGTAAGCTTTAACGGAGAATTAGTCGTAACAACACTTGACCCTATGTTTCATATAGGACTAGGTTTTATAGATCAATCAAAACCGTTTTTACACGGTATAGCAAAATGGCTAAGAGAGGAAGAAGGACAATGAAAAAATACGGATTTCTAGCAACATTAGCATTAGCGGCGATGCTAGCAGCTTGTGGTGATAAAGATGAGGAGGCAGTAACAGAACAACCGTCTGAAACTTCTGATGTTCAAACAACGGCTGAAGAAAAAGTTGTGACAGACCAACTAGGTAGAGAAGTGACAATACCCGGAAAAATTGAACGTGTCGTGACAGGAGGGATATTGCCATATTTCTCTACATGGTATGTAGCGACAAACTCTACAAAAGAGATAGTGGGTATGCATCCAAATTCGTATAATGCTGCGAAAAACTCTATCTTAGCAAAAATTTCACCAGATGTGTTAAATGCGAAAACGTCATTTATTCAAAATGGTGAAGTGAATATTGAGGAATTATTAAAGGTAAATCCCCAACTGTATGTAGAAAATGCGACAGACGAAAATTCTATTAATAAAATTACTGAAGCGGGTATTCCTGTTGTTGGGGTACAAACAATTGATGCAGCAGCTGCTGAACCATTAGCAACTTTCAATAGCTGGCTAACATTAACGAGCAAAATAACTGGAACGACTGATCGTGCGGACCGTTTTTTACAAGAGGGCGAAAAAGTGCAGTCTGAACTAGATGCCAAATTAAAAGATGTAGCAAAAGAGGACAAGCCACGTGCATTAATTTTATTTATGCATAATGATAAATCGATTACGGTAGGTGGTAGCAACTTCTTCGGCAATCAATGGCTAAACGCAACAGGTGCGATAGATGTTGCTGAAAAGGATGTACAAGGAAGAAAAGAAGTGAATATGGAACAAATTTACTCTTGGAATCCTGATATTATTTACATTACAAACTTTACGGAAACACAGCCCGAAGATTTACTTGAAAATAAAGTTGATGGACAGGACTGGAGTCAAGTAAAGGCAGTGCAAGATGGAAAGGTTTATAAAATTCCATTAGGTATATATCGCTGGTTCCCACCAAGTGGCGATGCACCATTAATGCTAAAGTGGATGGCTCAAAAAAATCATCCAGAGTTATTTACGTATAAGATTGAAGATGAAATTAAAACGTATTACAAAGATTTCTATGAATTTGACGTAACAGATGAGGAAATACATGATATATTAAACCCTTCTTCTGACGCGGCGAAATATTAAGGATTGATTGTTAAATGAAGAAATGGATTATTGCATTGCTATGGTTGCTACCGATTATGGTAGCAATCATTTCACTCGGTGTTGGTCGATTCGAAGTAGGTCTTGACCATATTATAAAAATTTTAACATCACAAGTGTTCCCAATTGAACAAACTTGGACAAAGATGGAAGAAACAGTTGTGATGAATGTTCGTTTACCACGTATTTTGCTCGCTCTTCTAATTGGCGGAGGGTTAGCGATAGCGGGTGCAGGCTTCCAGGGTATGTTTGGCAACCCGTTAGTTTCGCCAGATATTTTAGGTGTTTCAGCAGGTGCAGGTTTTGGTGCATCATTAGGTATTTTATTATTTGGCCAAAATTTTTCGGCACAAATAATGGCACTTCTTTTTGGTTTAGGCGCTATTGGCTTTACATTTTTAGTAGCAGGTGCAAAAAAGAATGCACCTATTTTTATGTTTGTATTGGCGGGTGTTGTAACGTCGGCACTTTTTAATGCCTTGATTTCCCTTATAAAATTTGTGGCAGATCCAGAGGAGAAGCTACCGGCAATTACATATTGGCTATTGGG
The genomic region above belongs to Lysinibacillus sp. FSL W8-0992 and contains:
- a CDS encoding GNAT family N-acetyltransferase — its product is MAVAEIVIEHLRQEDYPAYLEVLVESYAQYEKDYKDPAHWAQYLQDIRASVGNPNAETILVAKREQEIVGGLQLFTNSEKAYGLPELGIESTIVRLLAVHPKGRGQGVAKKLLEESFAFARERQDQSLYLHSGDIMQVAINLYLSLGFVRDESKEFYKGNILVKSFRYDL
- a CDS encoding ABC transporter substrate-binding protein, whose product is MKKYGFLATLALAAMLAACGDKDEEAVTEQPSETSDVQTTAEEKVVTDQLGREVTIPGKIERVVTGGILPYFSTWYVATNSTKEIVGMHPNSYNAAKNSILAKISPDVLNAKTSFIQNGEVNIEELLKVNPQLYVENATDENSINKITEAGIPVVGVQTIDAAAAEPLATFNSWLTLTSKITGTTDRADRFLQEGEKVQSELDAKLKDVAKEDKPRALILFMHNDKSITVGGSNFFGNQWLNATGAIDVAEKDVQGRKEVNMEQIYSWNPDIIYITNFTETQPEDLLENKVDGQDWSQVKAVQDGKVYKIPLGIYRWFPPSGDAPLMLKWMAQKNHPELFTYKIEDEIKTYYKDFYEFDVTDEEIHDILNPSSDAAKY
- a CDS encoding FecCD family ABC transporter permease — protein: MKKWIIALLWLLPIMVAIISLGVGRFEVGLDHIIKILTSQVFPIEQTWTKMEETVVMNVRLPRILLALLIGGGLAIAGAGFQGMFGNPLVSPDILGVSAGAGFGASLGILLFGQNFSAQIMALLFGLGAIGFTFLVAGAKKNAPIFMFVLAGVVTSALFNALISLIKFVADPEEKLPAITYWLLGSLGTATYKDLYIGGPLILIGILLLYLLRWRLNILTLPEDEAKSMGVPVARLKWFVIFGATLITAASVAVAGIVGWVGLIIPHVARMLVGNNNQFVLPVSVAIGSVYLLIIDDLARTLTATEIPLSILTAIIGAPFFAYLLRRSGGGWG